In the genome of Panthera uncia isolate 11264 chromosome X, Puncia_PCG_1.0, whole genome shotgun sequence, the window CTGAGACcctataaaatattaaatcacaACAAAATTTTCACTAAATTTTACTTGGGCAGGAAAATGGGCTCATGTTGAAGAGCTTTCCAAtaagggaaaagaacaaaagtgaaTCAGAAAATAAGTAATGGAATAGATCATTACCCAAACATTCTGATTACATGTCAGCCTAATTCTCAGAGAGGGTACTACCAGATTTATTTTGCTGTAGGTTGTTAAAATTTAAGTGGGTGGTCCCAATCAAATCCCAAAGCAGCCTTGGGTTTCATAATCATTCACTTTGCACTACCCAAAAAGACTTCCGGGGacttctctcctctgtttctgtATTTAGCAACTAGGATACGCTCAAGTAAACAGAAAAGCTTTTTGGTTATAGGCCCTTATTCTCCTCGAATTCATGTTTATTCAGTCATCTActggatatttattgaatgactactATGAACCAGATATGGTGATGGGTGATACAACGGTGAGCAGAAGCAGAGCAAGCTCTTGTCCCCGAGGAATTACAGCTTGGCTAACTATGACAAATCCTGCATATGATCAACAGTAGTGTGCTGACTGCAGGCGAGGAAGCCTGGGCTTTGGTGTTGCACTGGGGAGGGCCTCCAAATCACAGTGGTCTATGAAAAAGGGACTAAAACATAGTAATTCTTGCCCAAATGGCTAAGGAATCATGTATGGATATCTTCAATATCCTTCAGAGTACCAGGTGAAATTTACCTCCAATATTGTATGCTGAGAAGTTAATATTtgcagctctttttaaaaaaattttaaatgtttatttattttgagagagagcaagcaggggaggggcagagagagagggagacacagaatccgaagcaggctccaggctctgcgacatcagcacagagcccgacccggggctccaattcatgaaccacgagatcatgacctgagctgaagtcagacatttaacctaacgagccaccaaggcgccccgaTATTTGCAGCTCTTACACTGGCCACTGTGTAACTCAAGTTTGATGAACTTTCAGTAAGGAAAGGTGGAAGAGCTAGAAGGGAGCTTTGAGGTAATAGCACTTGACCTTTTTCAACTGCAGCACCTCTGAGGGTAATAACACACACCATGTGTGTTATTGTGATGGCCTATTATGGGGTAGAGGTGGGAGATAATACAGAATTACCTTCTTAgttggggaggcaggaaggggtaaatgtagttttaaaaagctggatcattctgggacgcctgggtggctcagtcggttaagcctccgacttctcacggttcgtgagatcatgacctgagcggaagtcggacgcctatatgactgagccacccaggcgtccccaaaccGTAAGTTTTAGTAATGAAAAGATCATTTTACAATGTCTATGTGCGGGAAAACAAGTTAGAGGGTCTTATGAAAGGTTTAAATCAATCAATAGTCAATAATCTTGTCTTTGGAACTTTGGTTtcaaaacaaggcaaaacaaagaaTTAGAGATGTTAATGTTAGGGTTCcaggaaaccaaaaacaaaccaccaacATAACTAAAAGCAAAGCACgggggcgggggagcaggggGGAGGTGTTACAACTAACAGGTTATCAAAATGTCATAGTACTTTCCATTTGGTCCATTTTTTGAATAGAGGTCAAAAGAAAATGGACCAGGATCGAGGAAAGCTAGATTCCTCTAGCTCTGGGTATCTTCTCAACTATACAGTGGAGAtgatttttgctttcttaaaggCTGCAGTGGAGAAgggattataaatatttataaactatataGTGTGGTAGAACTATACTGTTGTAGAAACCACCTCCCCTGATAACTGactcaatattcttttttttctcttgactgGGTACTCTTAACCTTTTGGCGAGTCACAGATCCCTTCGAGGATCTGATGAAAGCTACAGAGCCCTTTTTGCAGAGAAATGCACATACAAATTTTTGCAGAACTGTGAGCCTGGAGCCATAGAACCCAAAACAAGGAGCCCCCACTCTGTATCAGATTTGCTCACAGATTGACCTGGGGGCTCTATAGTGTTAAtaggacacagaaacagaaagcagcaGGCACAGCCATGTAATGAATTCATTGTAGTCGGTATAGTTAAGAAACTGGGAAATCAAAACACAGGGGTCATACATTTACATTGCTGTGTCTAAAATTATGAAGTAAAATGCTGATTTACCCTGAATATCATAAAACTCAAATTGCAGGTTCCGTCCAAGATACTTAGAATTTTTTCCACTGTTCCTATTTGCTCACATCTTTCAACTTCTTTCCAGTTAAGCTTtgcaattaaaattctttttcttcagttcaTTTGGAAGTGACTATAAAACCTGCTGACATTAAATCAGCTTCATCTCTATTGGGTTTCCTTTATGAACAGATAACAATCTGATCAATATCCAGTGCCCCTAACAACCTTAGTTTATACAAATCAGTGATTTATTGTTAACAAACCACTTCACTGAAAATGCCAATAGCCCACAACTTAACTGAGGCTTGGTTCCATCTGTTTCTTATTAAAGAACgaagatcagtttttttttcacaCCCACAAAGCCTATTACCTCAGACTAATAAAGTCAGCATTTACGAAGAGTAAACGCCTTCAGACCAGACAGGCCCAATTAGACACAACTCTCTGATCACGCTAAAAAGGATTGGAAAGAAATGATTTCCCCTGTCATCATTTTTAACCCTGGCATTCAATAAACAGAAGTTTAATTCCTTAAGAAGATGCCTCCCtgattaatatttgtaaagatcAGCGCTCACAATATTTATGTGAGTTTTGCCTATCAACGACATGGTTCACGTTTACAAAACTCATTTTAGCTACTGGGTTGTTAAGTCTCTGACCCCAAATTAATCCAAGTTTGTGGGCTCACCTGGATCACTTACTTTAAGCAATATTTGCAGCataagatttaaattaaaaaaataatttgaagagcCACTTGGGAGTCCATTAGAGTTTACGACTGGTAAccatttgagttgtttccctAAATTGAACTCAAGGTTCCACTTACTTTCTTTTGCTCCACATTTAATTAGCAATTCAGAAGATGagtacttttaaagattttagtggCAGTTCAAGCTTCATGAATTTTATGGACTTTGGAGTCGGCAAAAGTGAGAAATGTCTTTATGAAGGATTTTAAGGCTTGCATGAGTTTCTAacagatttgaaagaaaaactggaagattctaacaacattttatttttggtttttgaaatacaaatcagaactcATTTTTGTTACATGTAACAAGCTTGACATTTCTTTGCAGTACAGGACGGTGACTTAATATAGGTACTTTGAaactccctttttaaaaacaacacattttattttggaagaaaaggGCTTATTAAAAAGATGCATGGGTACACAGgctgttatttttcattatattttagtgtttatgaATTCCGAACTTGGGTAGCATGCCCTCCAACGGAAAATTTggtcctttaaaatatatacgtATTCCTcctgtaacaaaaataaagttgcagTGTACtgttgagaaaaacaaatatttggtaTAGGCTTCTGAGTGAGCTTGAGAGACAAGTCAGGATGTGTTTTGACCAGACAGAGGGAACATTCGAAAACCTCCCTAGGAACTCGTGGTGGGACAAATGGCCTGGTGCTACTGGGGTTGTTCTGCCTCACAGGGGACTTGAGGGTATGCGAGAGGGTGCCAAAGACTCACAACAGCCACAGAATTGCTTACTCAAAATTAACCAAGATTCAGTACATAATCATACGCAACAAGAGTAAAACAATCTCAACAATTAATCTATGCCTGGAAAGCAAGTTGCAAGCTTGGACCAAACACCTCAGCAGGAACGATACTCGACAGATTTATAGGACACTGAAGATGAGAGAAGACCTCCATCATCTGCAGATGGTGCCTTGGGCACGAGTACATTAGCTTCCAGGGCACTGGGGACAAGCACAAGACGCACACAGGAAGAATGAATCTGAGCTGCTTAACTTTCCACCATCCTCTTGAGTATTAAACCCAGGCCACCTTTGGCCACTTGCAGTggtgtcttttcttctttattctcaaTGTAAATACTTGCTCCTTGGGACACCAGCAGTTTTGCTTCTTCCACTCTCTCTTCATCACAGGCTAAGTGTCTGGAATTGAAGACCACAAAGACTGATTACTCCCTACCAACTCCATGTAACGATGAGGATTTCCTGATACATGGTCTGAACTGCACATTATTAGGGAGTATAGTACCAGGGTATTTAATCAGGAAAGGAAAATCAATTTGCCTGGGAAGGACCGCttgtaaattaaaattcagtGGAATGGCCTTGTAATACCTGATCATAAATCATAATTCTGGACACATTACAGGACAAGAAGGGATTGAAATGCCAGCCTAAGAGCAACTTCCATGTTTTATGGAGATTAgggtgttttttaattttctaatttttgaatttttatttatttttttaatgtttttaaagtttcattcatttttcagagacagagagcgagcacaagcgggggaggtaccgagacagagggagacacagaatccgaagcaggctccaagctgtcagcacagagccccatgtggggctcaaacccacagactcatgagattatgacctgagccgaagtcagacgcttaactgactgagccacacaggtgcccctgagattAGGGTGGTTTACACCGAATGCACACAATAATTCAGGGCTAGAATTTAGAAAAGCCCCAATCTGTATAACAGGCTAATAGCAAGTTGTGTAgtttaaatttttcaaagaaccatttaaaagattttaccTCATTTGATCCTTATATCCACCTTGTAAGTCAGCACAGTactattatcaccattttacagttgaaactGTGACAGAAGTTAGAGTCCTTGCCTGTGATGACACAGCTGAGCAGTAACTGAGGGAGAAACTTTGGCAGGCACTTACAGTTTATCAGGCAGGGTGTTAGGCACAtctcatgttattttatttaagcctCAAAACAATGTAGTGGGGAAGGAATTATTCTTctcatattacagatgaggaaagtaagaCTCAGGAAGGTTAATTTACTTCTCCAAGTTACCTAATGTAAGTATTTGATATAGTTGGTTAGGTGGCTAAGCTTGAATTGAGTAAACAGTCTCCAGCTATCCCTCAATCCTAGCCTCTTCCCAGGACCCTTTCCTGCCTGACTCTTCGGGTTCCTCCTTGTTATGGAGAAAAGAGCTAGAAATTGCAAGTCTTTCTAAACAGAGTCACTCAGGactaaagaaaagatttttatttatgtatttatttttttaatgttatttattttgagagagagagatagagatgaagaccgaatcccaagcaggctctgcaccatcagcacagagccccatgtggggctcgaacccatgaatcgtgagatcatgacctgagttgaaagcaagaatcggacacttaactgactgagccacccaggtgccctgagaaaagacttttaaaactgagagtgaagtggtgcctgggtggctcagttggttgaacatctgattttggctcaggtcataatttcaccgttcatgagttcgagcccagcatcgggctgtgtgctgtcagcaaggagcctgcttcagatcttctgtgttcccccccaccctgcccctcccctgctctctcaaaaataaacaaacatttaaaaaacttaaaaaaaactaagagttAAGAAAACGGTACTTAAAAAAACTGAATCTCACTTTAGACTAAAAAGGAGATTCATAGAATTTCTGGTTCAAAAAAGTCACCACCCAATAAGGAAGAAAAGTAGCTAagtaatgcagaaaaaaataccaaGGCAGAGGACGGCCTCAGGTCACACATGTAAAGCAATTCCAGATGGATTTGACAGTAACAGTAACTGTCAACCAAAACCAatgcaatgttaaaaaaaaaaagcctataataaaatatagttaAGTATTTAACTAACTTCAGGGTGAGAAAGGAATTTCTATTCCTGAGGGAAGATGACTAGGTTTGACTGCTTAGAAGTTGAAAAACTTCTGttctttaaaacaataatgaacatggacaaactgggaaaaaaacagtttcaaGTAACACAGCAGGTTAACATTTTTAGTATGTCAATCAAGGgagcttaaaaaaatcactaaaaataatttaattcccCAAAAGCAAACAGATAAAGGAACCCAAAAAGGTACAAGTTAGAGAAGAAATCTAATTAGTTGAAGGCATTAAAAAACGTTTAACCtccctgaaaatgaaaaaatataaatgataactACGAGGCACCATGTCTGATAGAACAAAAGGATAGTTCTAGTGTTGGTGAGGGGGCAACAGGCACCCTCAAACTGTTGCTGGGAGGGTATAATGATACAATTCCTCTGGAAGCAACCTGGCAATACCTAGCAATACTCttaaaatgtgtgtatttgttgactcagcaatcctacttctaagAGTCTATTCTAAGGTAATTATAAGCAAGAGGGCCAGAGATTTTTGTATGAACTTGGTCAATGTGGCATTATTTATACtcgtggaaaacccaaaaaagcTTAAATGTGCAGGAAGAGGAGTGATTAAATTTTGgcacatccataaaatggaactGCATACGgccattcaaaaacattttaaaaatagcaacattGGAAATGCTCATGATATACtaggttaaaaaaacaagatataaTTACATACATAGCATTATCCCAATTTtgcaaacaaatttttttaaatatgcacatttgtgtacaaaagaatgggaggaaatatataaaaaatgacatagggaattttaattttcatcttcaCACATCTGTgtactttacctttttttttggtcatacACATGTATTACATTTCCaagcagaataaaaaaagaaaacgatgTGTAATTAGTGCAAGAGGGCTAATGTCAAGGAGAATACAAATGACTGCTACTTGTCACTTACAGAGGAGTGTTACCCTCAGTGTCTTGGATATTTGTGGATGCTTTGTAGTACAGAAGGATATGAATCATCTTCAAGTTACCCTTGGCTGCCGCCCGGTGCATTGCTGTAGCCTCGTAATGGTCCTTCGCATCTGGATTAGCCCCGCCTTCCAGTAACATGACAGCAATCTGGACCGATGGAGGAGAAAACAACGCAGGTATCAGTTTGTGGCCATAGACAGCTTTAAAACTCAAAAACGGCAGCCAAGGAATGGAACCCTACCTCATGTCTGTTTTTGGAAGCTGCATAATGTAGGGGAGTACAGCCATTTTGGTTGACTGCATTCACCTGGGCACCTTTACCCAGAAGAGCTTTTACGATCTCATCCCGGCCAGCAGACGCAGCAATATGAAGTGGAGACCAACCTGCCTGTGAAAGAGGTAGGCAGCACAAAaacgggggggcgggggagggtggtAGAGGAAAGGCACAGGGATTAATACTAGCATGCAGGTAAGGTTTACACAAAGCTGTGTGTGAACGgtttaagaaaataacattctttttccCTCATTAAGCACTGCAGAGAATGTGGGCAGTAGATGCATACAAGAGGGGAGAAAAACCACCCATAATCCCctaacaaataattatatatatatacacacacacacacacacacacacacacacacacacacacaatgtgttcTCAAATTGGGATGGCAGGATATAAAGTTCTGTGAGTTTGCATTTCCCACAATGTCCACTTATcgttttgttgttattctttggatttttatgtttattgcttGCATATTACTTTATTGTAGAGATATTCATACTGTATTCAACCATTCCtgcattaaattgtttttatttcttggctattataagtaTTATTTCAGTGAGTATCCTTGAAGAGGAATCTTTGCCTACAAAAAATTCCATCCTTATTCTTCACAAGTTTTATCTTAATAGAGCCAATATCATTACAATAAATCTCTCTATAACAACAAAAGGATATCCAAGCCCTAAGTATTCAGGTCGtattcaccaaaaacaaaacaaaacaaaaacaaaaaacaacaacaaccccccccccaacttcccaACATAATAAAAAGGATTTGTAGTATTATAGCCTTAATCTGCGTGTTAACCTTAACCTCCAGGGTATGAATGGCAGAATGAACATTCTAAAATAAGGCAACCTCTAGTCCTGTGCCTGGTCACCAGGGCCCCTTGCTGTGACTGCCTAGTCATAAAGGTTTCAATTTTGTTTGTGAGCTTAATACTCAGTTTTCAGTGAACACTAGACTAGAGGCTACAGATAACTTGGGCATTTATCAACTCTGCCTGGTCCTCACATCGTCTTTATCGTTCACAGGCACTCCAAGCTGCAGCAAGAATTCAACAATTTCGGTATGTCCGGCTGAGCAGGCCCAATGCAATGCGGTTCTGCTGTCCTGCACGGGAAACAGAGAAGTGAGGAGATCAACATTCTTGAGATGAAATAGAAGGtaagaaag includes:
- the PSMD10 gene encoding 26S proteasome non-ATPase regulatory subunit 10 isoform X1, producing the protein MEGCVSNLMVCNLAYSGKLEELKERILADKSLATRTDQDSRTALHWACSAGHTEIVEFLLQLGVPVNDKDDAGWSPLHIAASAGRDEIVKALLGKGAQVNAVNQNGCTPLHYAASKNRHEIAVMLLEGGANPDAKDHYEATAMHRAAAKGNLKMIHILLYYKASTNIQDTEGNTPLHLACDEERVEEAKLLVSQGASIYIENKEEKTPLQVAKGGLGLILKRMVES
- the PSMD10 gene encoding 26S proteasome non-ATPase regulatory subunit 10 isoform X2 → MEGCVSNLMVCNLAYSGKLEELKERILADKSLATRTDQDSRTALHWACSAGHTEIVEFLLQLGVPVNDKDDAGWSPLHIAASAGRDEIVKALLGKGAQVNAVNQNGCTPLHYAASKNRHEIAVMLLEGGANPDAKDHYEATAMHRAAAKDT